The Papaver somniferum cultivar HN1 unplaced genomic scaffold, ASM357369v1 unplaced-scaffold_107, whole genome shotgun sequence genome includes a region encoding these proteins:
- the LOC113327943 gene encoding vesicle-associated protein 1-2-like has product MEAPQAQEDVQCKDNLLIHSIVTTPTTWKQDITREMFNKESVKEFKLRMIYYAPANYLILPVVPDEGSESKSQEAGTCLFDSVARRIGVSGGGGSRIKQLYLGEETTSMSSLKAPLLPNYFFFF; this is encoded by the coding sequence ATGGAAGCACCACAAGCACAGGAGGATGTGCAATGCAAAGACAATTTGCTTATACATAGCATTGTTACAACACCAACAACATGGAAACAAGACATTACACGTGAAATGTTCAACAAAGAAAGTGTCAAGGAATTCAAATTGAGGATGATTTATTATGCTCCGGCCAATTATCTAATACTGCCGGTGGTACCTGATGAAGGATCTGAGAGTAAGAGTCAAGAAGCAGGAACTTGTTTGTTTGATTCTGTAGCAAGAAGAATTGGCGTATCGGGAGGAGGAGGTTCAAGAATAAAGCAGTTGTATTTAGGCGAAGAAACAACTAGTATGTCTTCTCTCAAGGCACCTTTGCTTcctaattactttttttttttttaa